A genomic segment from Comamonas terrigena NBRC 13299 encodes:
- a CDS encoding ankyrin repeat domain-containing protein, producing the protein MRRRQALQRMAARLAGGVLVALPMLPARADATSEFFTAVVRDQYRDVMTWLLRGFNPNTPDERGRTGLTLAMRQESWRVVDTLLLAPGIDLNLANRQGETPLMMAAIKGNLELVQKLVERGADINREGWAPLHYAASAGLEHSVAIASYLLEHSAYIDAASPNGSTPLMLAAQYSSEAMVKLLLEEGADVSLRNQQGQTAVDFARRSDRDFMVQLLSTAVRANRPAKGKW; encoded by the coding sequence ATGCGCCGCCGCCAGGCGCTGCAGCGCATGGCAGCCCGGCTGGCGGGGGGCGTGCTGGTGGCGCTGCCCATGCTGCCGGCACGGGCCGATGCAACCAGCGAATTCTTCACCGCCGTCGTGCGCGACCAGTACCGCGATGTGATGACCTGGCTGCTGCGCGGCTTCAACCCCAACACCCCGGACGAGCGTGGGCGCACCGGCCTGACCCTGGCCATGCGCCAGGAATCCTGGCGCGTGGTGGACACCCTGCTGCTGGCCCCGGGCATCGATCTGAACCTGGCCAACCGCCAGGGCGAAACCCCGCTGATGATGGCCGCCATCAAGGGCAATCTGGAACTGGTGCAGAAGCTGGTAGAGCGCGGCGCCGACATCAACCGCGAAGGCTGGGCCCCGCTGCACTACGCGGCATCGGCCGGGCTGGAGCACAGCGTGGCCATTGCCAGCTACCTGCTGGAGCACAGCGCCTACATCGACGCCGCCTCGCCCAATGGCAGCACACCGCTGATGCTGGCGGCCCAGTATTCCAGCGAGGCCATGGTCAAGCTGCTGTTGGAAGAGGGCGCCGATGTGAGCCTGCGCAACCAGCAAGGCCAGACGGCGGTGGACTTTGCCCGCCGCTCCGACCGCGATTTCATGGTGCAACTGTTGTCCACTGCGGTGCGCGCCAACCGGCCGGCCAAGGGCAAGTGGTAG
- a CDS encoding TatD family hydrolase, translating to MFTDSHCHLSFPDLQAKLPEILTAMQQAQVTRALCISCTMEEFPDVHALALGHDNLWCTVGVHPDTEDMTEPSVQDLLERAALPRVVGIGETGLDYYGMEDRKGGRTIADLEWQRERFRTHIRAAQACRKPLVIHTRASSADTLAILKEEGEDGSARQAGGVFHCFTETMEVAKAALDIGYYISFSGILTFKNAQDLRDVAAYIPIDRMLIETDSPYLAPVPYRGKTNNPSYVPYVAQQVAQLRGISAEEVGRITSANFDRLFAGVVA from the coding sequence ATGTTTACCGATTCGCACTGCCACCTGAGCTTTCCCGACCTGCAAGCCAAGCTGCCCGAGATTCTGACCGCCATGCAGCAGGCCCAGGTCACGCGGGCGCTGTGCATTTCCTGCACCATGGAAGAATTCCCCGACGTGCATGCCCTGGCCCTGGGGCATGACAACCTGTGGTGCACCGTGGGCGTGCACCCGGACACCGAGGACATGACCGAGCCCAGCGTGCAGGATCTGCTGGAGCGCGCGGCGCTGCCCCGTGTGGTGGGCATCGGGGAAACCGGGCTGGACTACTACGGCATGGAAGACCGCAAGGGCGGCCGCACGATTGCCGATCTGGAATGGCAGCGCGAGCGCTTTCGCACCCACATCCGCGCCGCCCAGGCCTGCCGCAAGCCGCTGGTCATCCACACCCGTGCCTCGTCTGCGGACACCCTGGCCATCCTGAAGGAAGAGGGGGAAGATGGTTCGGCCCGGCAGGCCGGCGGCGTGTTCCACTGCTTCACCGAAACCATGGAAGTCGCCAAGGCCGCGCTGGATATTGGCTATTACATCTCGTTCTCTGGCATTCTCACGTTCAAGAACGCGCAGGATCTGCGCGATGTCGCCGCCTACATCCCCATTGACCGCATGCTGATCGAAACCGACAGTCCTTATCTGGCCCCCGTGCCATACCGGGGCAAGACCAACAACCCGTCCTATGTGCCCTATGTGGCGCAGCAGGTGGCACAGTTGCGCGGCATCAGTGCCGAAGAGGTGGGGCGGATCACCAGCGCCAACTTTGACCGGCTGTTCGCCGGCGTGGTGGCATGA
- a CDS encoding DNA polymerase III subunit delta' — protein MSAETPVVQDGMQLAPWLASQRNELLAQRGHAWLLQGPSGLGQFPLGMSLVRAWLCDQPGEQGACGHCGSCHAIDVHTHADLCVLMPETAMLALGWPLPEKAQAEIDDKKRKPSKDIRVDAMRDAVEFCQRTSARGKGKAVLVYPAERMNAITANALLKTLEEPPGDVRFVLATEAVHQLLPTIRSRCLSHTMRWPQEDQMLTWLQQQGLAEDAARAWLRAAGGRPEDALALSRSGRDVAAWARLPKAVAAGDVTALADMPPPVVVESLQKLCHDLMSVASGAQPRYFQPQDLPKAPSQMVLARWAKSLAQEARTAEHPFNAGLMLEALVAQARSVLQARH, from the coding sequence ATGAGTGCAGAAACCCCTGTGGTGCAGGACGGCATGCAGCTGGCCCCCTGGCTGGCCAGCCAGCGCAATGAGCTGCTGGCCCAGCGCGGCCATGCCTGGCTGCTGCAAGGGCCTTCGGGCCTGGGGCAGTTCCCGCTGGGTATGTCCCTGGTGCGGGCCTGGCTGTGCGACCAGCCTGGAGAGCAGGGCGCCTGCGGCCACTGCGGCAGCTGCCATGCCATTGACGTGCACACCCACGCCGACCTGTGCGTGCTGATGCCCGAGACCGCCATGCTGGCCTTGGGCTGGCCGTTGCCGGAAAAGGCCCAGGCCGAGATCGACGACAAGAAGCGCAAGCCCAGCAAGGACATCCGTGTGGATGCCATGCGCGATGCGGTGGAGTTCTGCCAGCGCACCAGTGCGCGCGGCAAAGGCAAGGCCGTGCTGGTCTACCCGGCCGAACGGATGAATGCCATCACCGCCAATGCGCTGCTGAAGACGCTGGAGGAGCCGCCCGGTGACGTGCGCTTTGTGCTGGCCACCGAGGCGGTGCACCAGTTGCTGCCCACCATCCGCAGCCGCTGCCTGTCGCACACCATGCGCTGGCCGCAGGAGGACCAGATGCTGACCTGGCTGCAACAGCAGGGCCTGGCCGAGGATGCGGCCCGTGCCTGGCTGCGTGCCGCCGGCGGGCGGCCGGAAGATGCGCTGGCCCTGTCGCGCAGCGGGCGCGACGTGGCGGCCTGGGCCCGCCTGCCCAAGGCCGTGGCCGCCGGGGATGTGACGGCCCTGGCCGATATGCCGCCGCCCGTGGTGGTGGAAAGCCTGCAGAAGCTGTGCCACGACCTGATGAGCGTGGCCAGCGGTGCGCAGCCGCGCTATTTCCAGCCGCAGGACCTGCCCAAGGCGCCGTCGCAGATGGTGCTGGCGCGCTGGGCCAAGTCGCTGGCGCAGGAGGCGCGCACGGCCGAACACCCCTTCAATGCCGGCCTGATGCTGGAAGCGCTGGTAGCCCAGGCCCGCAGCGTGCTGCAGGCGCGGCACTGA
- the tmk gene encoding dTMP kinase gives MTASQLPQGIFLTFEGIDGAGKSSHIERTAQAFRDSGRCVTLTREPGGTPLAEKLRALLLHDAMDPLTEALVAFAARRDHLVQVIEPALARGDVVISDRFTDATFAYQGAGRGFDWDKLCQLEQLVQAVPALEGLGAQHPEAAIRQPDLTIWFDLPAAVAAERLTTARVPDKFEAQPGAFFAAVAGGYARRAEAAPQRFARIDANTSREAVWQQVADVLQAKGWLQPGVLA, from the coding sequence ATGACAGCGTCCCAGCTCCCGCAGGGCATTTTTCTCACCTTTGAAGGCATTGATGGGGCCGGCAAGTCCAGCCACATCGAGCGCACAGCCCAGGCCTTTCGCGACAGTGGCCGCTGCGTCACCCTCACGCGCGAGCCCGGCGGCACGCCGCTGGCCGAAAAGCTGCGCGCCCTGCTGCTGCACGACGCCATGGACCCGCTGACCGAGGCCCTGGTGGCCTTTGCCGCCCGCCGCGACCACCTGGTGCAGGTGATCGAGCCGGCACTGGCACGGGGCGATGTGGTGATCAGCGACCGTTTCACCGACGCCACCTTTGCCTACCAGGGTGCCGGGCGCGGCTTCGACTGGGACAAGCTTTGTCAGCTGGAACAACTGGTGCAGGCCGTGCCGGCGCTGGAAGGCCTGGGGGCGCAGCATCCGGAAGCGGCCATCCGCCAGCCGGACCTGACCATCTGGTTCGACCTGCCGGCGGCCGTGGCTGCCGAGCGCCTGACCACGGCCCGAGTGCCCGACAAGTTCGAGGCCCAGCCCGGCGCATTTTTTGCCGCCGTGGCCGGTGGCTACGCCCGCCGCGCGGAGGCGGCGCCGCAGCGCTTTGCCCGCATTGACGCCAACACCAGCCGTGAGGCCGTGTGGCAGCAGGTGGCCGATGTGCTGCAGGCCAAAGGCTGGCTGCAGCCGGGAGTGCTGGCATGA